Proteins from a single region of Hyalangium gracile:
- a CDS encoding SDR family oxidoreductase encodes MKLSRRGLMQGAAALGSLWATGCASTKEGGGSTQAAPVSKKKILILGGTGFLGPALVEAAKPRGHTLTLFNRGKTRPGLFPEVEKLQGDRDGNLEALKGRQWDVVIDTSGYVPRVVRASAELLAPNVERYLFVSTISVYKDMDVHGIDESAAVATVEDEKTEDVSQHYGALKALSEKAAEAAMPGRTTVVRPGLIVGEGDPTDRFTYWPVRVARGGEVLAPGDGADPVQFIDVRDLASFILGLVEQRTVGTFNATGPASTLLMRELLEACRTANGGDARFTWVDADWLVEQQKVMPWSDMPIWIPRSGDSKGMGRVSTARALAHGLKCRPTVDTARDTLAWFKTLPPERQQKLRSGLAPERESAVLAAWHQRSSAGSPPASP; translated from the coding sequence ATGAAGCTGTCTCGCAGGGGTTTGATGCAGGGAGCGGCCGCGCTCGGCTCGCTCTGGGCGACGGGGTGCGCATCCACGAAGGAAGGTGGCGGCTCCACGCAGGCCGCGCCCGTCTCGAAGAAGAAGATCCTCATCCTCGGAGGCACGGGCTTCCTCGGGCCGGCGCTGGTGGAGGCGGCGAAGCCTCGCGGCCACACCCTCACCCTCTTCAACCGCGGAAAGACGCGGCCCGGCCTGTTCCCGGAGGTGGAGAAGCTCCAGGGTGACCGGGACGGCAACCTCGAGGCGCTGAAGGGCCGCCAGTGGGACGTCGTCATCGACACGTCCGGCTACGTGCCTCGCGTGGTGCGGGCCAGCGCCGAGCTGCTCGCGCCCAACGTGGAGCGGTACCTCTTCGTCTCCACCATCTCCGTCTACAAGGACATGGACGTCCACGGCATCGACGAGAGCGCGGCCGTGGCCACCGTGGAGGACGAGAAGACGGAGGATGTCTCCCAGCACTACGGCGCCCTCAAGGCCCTGAGCGAGAAGGCCGCCGAGGCCGCCATGCCCGGCCGCACCACCGTCGTCCGCCCCGGCCTCATCGTCGGCGAGGGGGACCCCACGGACCGCTTCACCTACTGGCCGGTGCGCGTGGCCCGGGGCGGCGAGGTGCTTGCTCCCGGCGATGGGGCGGATCCCGTGCAGTTCATCGACGTGAGGGACCTGGCCTCCTTCATCCTCGGCCTGGTGGAGCAGCGCACGGTGGGCACCTTCAACGCCACGGGCCCCGCCAGCACCCTCTTGATGCGCGAGCTCCTGGAGGCGTGCAGGACGGCCAACGGCGGCGACGCCCGCTTCACCTGGGTGGACGCCGACTGGCTGGTGGAGCAGCAGAAGGTGATGCCCTGGTCGGACATGCCCATCTGGATTCCCCGCTCGGGCGACTCCAAGGGCATGGGCCGGGTGAGCACCGCCCGGGCGCTGGCGCACGGGCTGAAGTGCCGCCCCACGGTGGACACCGCCCGAGACACCCTGGCCTGGTTCAAGACGCTGCCGCCCGAGCGCCAGCAGAAGCTGCGCTCGGGACTGGCTCCCGAGCGGGAGAGCGCCGTGCTCGCCGCGTGGCACCAGCGCTCGAGCGCGGGCAGCCCGCCGGCCAGCCCCTGA
- a CDS encoding AMIN-like domain-containing (lipo)protein gives MTLAKGFGRGWWCLGLVGCLVAAGCSKKEEPAAQTEPAPQTAPSPSQPAAPAPAPTPSGTPPTGTADAPPTPPAPPTPPDTAAPTPSTAPAQGAVAPEDPKNREWTAGIVKLARQGFAPVTLRSVRAAKNEGFDRVVFEFDGAQLPGYHIEYVDKPVIKCGSGDPTEVAGQAWLQVSLTPAQAHEGGEVTVAERERKAALPVIQELELTCDFEAEVTWVLGNARPNKYRVMELREPTRLVVDVQQ, from the coding sequence ATGACGCTGGCGAAAGGCTTCGGACGTGGGTGGTGGTGCCTCGGGCTGGTGGGCTGCCTGGTCGCAGCGGGGTGCTCGAAGAAGGAGGAGCCCGCGGCCCAGACGGAGCCCGCGCCTCAGACGGCGCCCTCTCCTTCTCAGCCCGCGGCGCCCGCGCCCGCTCCGACTCCGAGTGGCACTCCGCCCACGGGCACCGCGGACGCTCCCCCGACGCCGCCGGCTCCTCCCACGCCACCGGACACCGCTGCTCCCACGCCGAGCACGGCTCCGGCCCAGGGCGCGGTGGCTCCCGAGGATCCGAAGAACCGAGAGTGGACCGCGGGCATCGTGAAGCTGGCGCGCCAGGGGTTCGCTCCGGTGACGCTGCGCTCGGTGCGCGCGGCGAAGAACGAGGGCTTCGACCGCGTGGTGTTCGAGTTCGACGGGGCGCAGCTGCCCGGCTACCACATCGAGTACGTGGACAAGCCCGTCATCAAGTGCGGCTCGGGAGATCCGACGGAGGTCGCCGGCCAGGCCTGGCTCCAGGTGAGCCTCACTCCGGCGCAGGCGCACGAGGGGGGCGAGGTGACGGTGGCCGAGCGCGAGCGCAAGGCGGCCCTGCCCGTCATCCAGGAGCTGGAGCTCACCTGCGACTTCGAGGCCGAGGTGACGTGGGTGCTCGGCAACGCGCGCCCCAACAAGTACCGGGTGATGGAGCTGCGCGAGCCGACCCGCCTCGTGGTGGACGTGCAGCAGTGA
- a CDS encoding 4-alpha-glucanotransferase has protein sequence MAERIGSDDLLEKMRGLVAEALQALDVRNLVLGIHDPSFPSNSDEDTGRGSPYSRGAARFLEFARMLGFTGIQLGPQGQTSESNASPYDSTLFSRNILNIPLRALTEEPWGQLMRPGRFAALVDMRPPAGAGPGQRYRYAFRVQQAALEEVWSTFQRERARQDAPPAIRDLSLRFESFTKEHRDWLRRDALFEALCLEHGQRDWRRWNGQGEAALDARLFAPGPGEAEASQARQRFLLAKHAELIARYAFQQFLVHAAHRELRARAEGWGLKLYGDLQIGFSLEDAWAWQDLFLRTYLMGAPPSRTNPEGQPWNYPVLDPARLFEPREGLAAERRPGPVLRFMDARMDKMLGEYDGLRIDHPHGLVCPWVYRSGEPDSLRAVQTGARLFDSPDLPDHPELARYAIATGEQIDRSAPRYADGWVRSLTSEQVRQYSVLFDTIVASSRRHGRVLTDLLAEVLSTQPYPLQRVLAQYGLGRFRVTQKANLENPADVYRSENAAPEDWVMVGTHDTPPLWRVAERWQQTGTARAQAEYLAWRLHPEPEGREDFARRLAAEPGLLVQAKFADLFACKARNVMIFFSDLFGLRDIYNAPGSVNEENWTLRVPADYPREYREKLARDAALNLPRALALALRAGGEPSRTRHRELISALEQVADALRSP, from the coding sequence ATGGCTGAACGGATCGGGTCGGACGACTTGCTGGAGAAGATGCGCGGGCTCGTGGCCGAGGCGCTTCAGGCGCTGGACGTGCGCAACCTGGTCCTCGGCATCCACGACCCGAGCTTTCCCAGCAACTCCGATGAGGACACCGGCCGCGGCTCTCCCTACTCCCGAGGCGCCGCCCGCTTTCTCGAGTTCGCCCGGATGCTGGGCTTCACCGGCATCCAGCTCGGCCCGCAGGGGCAGACCTCCGAGTCCAACGCCTCGCCCTACGACTCGACGCTGTTCTCCCGCAACATCCTCAACATTCCGCTCCGTGCCCTGACCGAGGAACCCTGGGGCCAGCTGATGCGCCCGGGGCGTTTTGCCGCCCTCGTGGACATGCGTCCTCCCGCTGGAGCGGGGCCGGGACAGCGCTACCGCTACGCCTTCCGGGTCCAGCAGGCCGCGCTCGAGGAGGTGTGGAGCACCTTCCAGCGTGAGCGGGCCCGGCAGGATGCGCCGCCCGCCATTCGAGACCTCTCCCTGCGCTTCGAGTCCTTTACGAAGGAGCACCGGGACTGGCTGCGGCGCGATGCCCTCTTCGAGGCCCTCTGCCTCGAGCACGGACAGCGCGACTGGCGCCGCTGGAATGGACAGGGAGAGGCGGCGCTCGACGCGCGGCTGTTCGCGCCGGGGCCCGGAGAGGCGGAGGCGAGCCAGGCCCGCCAGCGCTTCCTGCTCGCGAAGCACGCGGAGCTGATCGCGCGCTACGCCTTCCAGCAGTTCCTTGTGCACGCCGCCCACCGGGAGCTGCGGGCCCGCGCCGAGGGCTGGGGGCTCAAGCTCTATGGCGACCTGCAGATCGGCTTCTCGCTGGAGGACGCGTGGGCGTGGCAGGACCTCTTCCTGCGCACGTACCTGATGGGGGCGCCGCCCAGCCGCACCAACCCCGAGGGCCAGCCGTGGAACTACCCGGTGCTGGACCCCGCCCGACTCTTCGAGCCTCGCGAGGGCCTCGCCGCCGAGCGCCGCCCCGGCCCCGTGCTGCGCTTCATGGACGCGCGGATGGACAAGATGCTCGGGGAGTACGACGGCCTGCGTATCGATCATCCGCACGGGCTGGTGTGCCCCTGGGTCTACCGCTCGGGCGAACCGGATTCTCTGCGCGCGGTGCAGACGGGAGCGCGCCTCTTCGACTCGCCGGACCTCCCGGACCATCCCGAGCTGGCCCGGTATGCCATCGCCACCGGGGAGCAGATCGACCGCTCGGCGCCGCGCTACGCGGACGGGTGGGTGCGCTCGCTCACCTCGGAGCAGGTGCGCCAGTACAGCGTCCTCTTCGACACCATCGTCGCCTCCTCGCGGCGCCACGGGCGCGTGCTGACGGACCTGCTCGCCGAGGTGCTCAGCACGCAGCCCTATCCGCTCCAGCGCGTGCTGGCGCAGTACGGGCTGGGGCGCTTCCGCGTCACCCAGAAGGCCAACCTGGAGAACCCGGCCGACGTCTACCGGAGCGAGAACGCGGCGCCGGAGGACTGGGTGATGGTGGGCACCCACGACACCCCGCCCCTGTGGCGCGTCGCCGAGCGCTGGCAGCAGACGGGCACGGCGCGCGCCCAGGCGGAGTACCTGGCGTGGCGCCTCCACCCGGAGCCCGAGGGCCGAGAGGACTTCGCTCGGCGGCTCGCGGCGGAGCCAGGGCTGCTCGTGCAGGCGAAGTTCGCGGACCTCTTCGCCTGCAAGGCGCGCAACGTGATGATCTTCTTCTCGGACCTGTTCGGGCTGCGCGACATCTACAACGCGCCCGGCAGCGTCAACGAGGAGAACTGGACCCTGCGCGTGCCAGCGGACTACCCCCGCGAGTACCGCGAGAAGCTGGCGCGGGATGCCGCGCTCAACCTGCCCCGAGCCCTGGCGCTGGCGCTGCGAGCCGGAGGCGAGCCGTCCCGCACGCGCCACCGCGAGCTCATCTCCGCCCTGGAGCAGGTGGCCGACGCGCTGCGGAGCCCGTGA
- a CDS encoding peptidoglycan-binding domain-containing protein, protein MPPSLPPLPGSSCASESPSALKQGVCGPDVEQLQRQLEAAGFEPGPVDGIFGAKTKAALMAFQRARGLEVDGIVGSRTWAALDMRRGSGLRPILKRGVCEGSVVVLQKVLATHGFDPGARDGLFGPKTERAVLAFQRAKGLEADGVVGPKTWNALGMTAPRSFPLAASPVQAVLPARTESGRSYPV, encoded by the coding sequence ATGCCCCCCTCCCTGCCGCCTCTGCCCGGGTCGTCCTGTGCCTCCGAGTCACCGAGCGCTCTCAAGCAGGGCGTGTGTGGGCCGGACGTCGAGCAGCTCCAGCGCCAGCTCGAGGCCGCGGGGTTCGAGCCGGGTCCGGTGGACGGCATCTTCGGCGCGAAGACGAAGGCGGCGCTGATGGCGTTCCAGCGGGCCCGAGGCCTGGAGGTGGACGGCATCGTGGGTTCCCGCACGTGGGCGGCGCTGGACATGCGTCGCGGCTCGGGGCTGCGCCCCATCCTCAAGCGCGGGGTGTGCGAGGGCTCGGTGGTGGTGCTGCAGAAGGTGCTGGCCACGCACGGGTTCGATCCCGGCGCCAGGGACGGCCTCTTCGGTCCGAAGACGGAGCGCGCGGTGCTCGCCTTCCAGCGCGCCAAGGGTCTGGAAGCCGACGGTGTGGTGGGGCCGAAGACGTGGAACGCGCTGGGCATGACGGCGCCGCGCTCCTTCCCGCTGGCGGCCAGCCCGGTGCAGGCCGTGTTGCCCGCCCGCACGGAGAGTGGTCGGTCCTACCCGGTGTAG
- a CDS encoding NTP/NDP exchange transporter, producing MLKRFVDVKEEELGAVLWSFLYFFTLMCGYFILKPVRDEMGTAGGVKGLKTLWTATFVVMLVAVPLYSALVARWPRKRVIPFIYRFFLLNLVGFFVVLKLGLASAWVARAFYVWLSVYNLFVVSVFWSFMADLFVSEQGRRLFGFISAGGTAGILLGLLLVRQLAVPLGPVNLILITAALLEVSAQCVRKLSRWAYDVQSPPSVGAPVGGSVLSGLKLLATSPFLLALGLQTVFYTVTSSFLYILQAKLVDTVASGAAARTTAFANIELWVQVLTLLLQAFVTGRLISRLGLAVAMAVVPVLTGLGFLGLALVPVILVFIAVRSLRGAAHYALERPSREILFTTVSREEKYKAKSFIDTVVYRGGDVVGGWMEGGLTALGLGAAGVLLTAMPMAGLWLAISLYLARHPRVKRQAEVASLGTIPSDAPAR from the coding sequence ATGCTCAAGCGATTCGTGGACGTGAAGGAGGAGGAGCTGGGCGCGGTCCTCTGGTCGTTCCTCTACTTCTTCACGCTGATGTGCGGTTACTTCATCCTCAAGCCGGTGCGTGACGAGATGGGCACGGCCGGCGGGGTGAAGGGGCTCAAGACGCTGTGGACGGCCACCTTCGTGGTGATGCTGGTGGCGGTGCCGCTCTACTCGGCGCTGGTGGCGCGCTGGCCGCGCAAGCGCGTCATCCCCTTCATCTATCGCTTCTTCCTGCTCAACCTGGTGGGCTTCTTCGTGGTGCTGAAGCTGGGCCTGGCCAGCGCCTGGGTGGCGCGTGCCTTCTACGTCTGGCTCAGCGTCTACAACCTCTTCGTCGTCTCCGTCTTCTGGAGCTTCATGGCGGACCTGTTCGTCAGCGAGCAGGGCCGCAGGCTCTTCGGCTTCATCTCCGCGGGCGGCACCGCGGGCATCCTCCTGGGGCTGTTGCTGGTGCGCCAGCTCGCCGTGCCCCTGGGGCCGGTGAACCTCATCCTCATCACCGCGGCGCTGCTGGAGGTGAGCGCTCAATGTGTCCGCAAGCTGTCGCGCTGGGCGTATGACGTGCAGTCTCCGCCCTCGGTGGGCGCTCCGGTGGGAGGCAGCGTGCTGTCGGGCCTCAAGCTGCTGGCCACCTCGCCCTTCCTGCTCGCGCTGGGGCTGCAGACGGTCTTCTACACCGTCACCTCCTCGTTCCTGTACATCCTCCAGGCGAAGCTGGTGGACACGGTGGCCAGCGGCGCCGCGGCGCGCACCACCGCGTTCGCCAACATCGAGCTGTGGGTGCAGGTGTTGACGCTGCTGCTCCAGGCCTTCGTCACCGGGCGGCTCATCTCCCGGCTGGGGCTGGCGGTGGCCATGGCCGTGGTGCCCGTGCTCACCGGCCTGGGCTTCCTGGGCCTGGCGCTGGTGCCCGTCATCCTGGTGTTCATCGCCGTGCGCTCGCTGCGTGGCGCCGCCCACTACGCGCTGGAGCGCCCCTCGCGGGAGATCCTCTTCACCACCGTGAGCCGCGAGGAGAAGTACAAGGCCAAGAGCTTCATCGACACCGTGGTGTACCGGGGCGGGGACGTGGTGGGAGGCTGGATGGAGGGCGGGCTGACGGCGCTGGGGCTCGGGGCCGCGGGCGTGCTGCTGACCGCCATGCCCATGGCCGGGCTGTGGCTGGCCATCTCCCTCTACCTGGCTCGCCACCCACGCGTGAAGCGCCAGGCCGAGGTGGCCTCGCTGGGCACCATCCCCAGCGATGCCCCGGCCCGCTGA
- a CDS encoding DUF1028 domain-containing protein: MKHSSRLSLVLPLLLVAASASASDGATPSLNVNVLGTRSIVACDAVSRACGVAVISFPVTSSTVPHGQPGIAVASQMMPSVDEAQAIMARVGAGETAQQALDAVLAADPMSAMRQFGVVSLSPNGTVHVGQFTGEASWTQRCAVAGATYAVQAAGQTNAAVCQAMAQGFESATGSFPLRLLAALKAGVGVGRDTRGERSATLRVWSAVSPLSAVTPLLADASVAGKPNALAQLEEELYRYLGQLAPPDPADAVTLDDSTIKCLKRTLRELGYYHGPMDGRWNDDAEQALAAFQLNNVFFPRATQEASRGVRRLDGAFVQFVLRAERGTLVPAP; the protein is encoded by the coding sequence ATGAAGCACTCTTCTCGACTGTCCCTCGTTCTGCCTCTCCTGCTGGTCGCGGCCTCGGCCTCCGCCTCGGATGGCGCCACCCCCAGCCTCAACGTCAACGTGCTGGGCACTCGCTCCATCGTTGCGTGTGATGCGGTGAGCCGCGCTTGCGGCGTGGCGGTGATCTCCTTCCCCGTCACCTCCTCCACCGTGCCGCATGGCCAGCCGGGCATCGCGGTGGCGTCCCAGATGATGCCCTCCGTGGACGAGGCCCAGGCCATCATGGCGCGCGTGGGAGCGGGCGAGACGGCACAGCAGGCGCTCGACGCCGTGCTCGCCGCGGATCCGATGTCCGCGATGCGCCAGTTCGGCGTGGTGTCCCTGAGCCCGAACGGCACGGTGCACGTGGGGCAGTTCACCGGCGAGGCGAGCTGGACGCAGCGCTGCGCGGTGGCCGGCGCCACCTACGCGGTGCAGGCGGCGGGGCAGACGAACGCGGCGGTGTGCCAGGCCATGGCCCAGGGCTTCGAGAGCGCCACGGGCAGCTTCCCCCTGCGGCTGCTGGCGGCCCTGAAGGCGGGCGTGGGCGTGGGGCGCGACACGCGCGGCGAGCGCTCCGCCACCCTGCGCGTCTGGTCGGCGGTGTCCCCGCTGAGCGCCGTCACCCCGCTGCTGGCGGATGCCTCGGTGGCGGGCAAGCCCAACGCGCTCGCGCAGCTCGAGGAGGAGCTCTACCGCTACCTGGGGCAGCTGGCCCCGCCGGACCCCGCGGACGCGGTGACGCTCGATGACTCCACCATCAAGTGCCTGAAGCGGACGCTGCGGGAGCTGGGCTACTACCACGGGCCGATGGATGGCCGCTGGAACGACGACGCCGAGCAGGCCCTGGCGGCCTTCCAGCTCAACAACGTCTTCTTCCCCCGCGCCACGCAGGAGGCGAGCCGCGGCGTGCGGAGGCTCGACGGCGCGTTCGTGCAGTTCGTCCTGCGCGCCGAGCGCGGGACGCTCGTTCCCGCTCCGTAG
- a CDS encoding pyridoxal phosphate-dependent aminotransferase, whose product MAIDLTTLLPKRDDTYVGTMAKGLVGSEILRIAAEIRELTAQGRKVCNLTVGDFSPKEFPIPTTLGQGIATALQAGETNYPPSDGVLDLRQSVQRFYERVLGLKYPLEGIVIAGGARPIIYGTYRTLLDEGDTVIYPVPSWNNNHYTHMMGARDTVVVTSADHGFMPTVEQLAPHLSSARLLCLCSPLNPTGTMISPEVLKAICERIVAENRGRKERGQAPLILMYDQIYWTLSFGRTKHVTPVELVPEMAHYTIFVDGISKSFAATGVRVGWGIGPPAIISRMRDVIGHVGAWAPKAEQIAVARSLDDVQGTASFMETMKHRVQERLEALHQGFEKMREAGLPVRAIAPQGAIYLSVQFDLVGKAGLKTNDDIRKLLLEKASFAVVPFQAFGLKDDTGWFRLSVGAVSMADIREAMPRVEATLRAAVSGA is encoded by the coding sequence ATGGCCATCGATCTCACCACCCTCCTCCCCAAGCGGGATGACACCTATGTCGGCACGATGGCCAAGGGCCTCGTCGGCAGTGAAATCCTGCGCATCGCCGCGGAGATCCGCGAGCTGACGGCGCAGGGCCGCAAGGTGTGCAACCTGACCGTGGGCGACTTCAGCCCCAAGGAGTTCCCCATCCCCACCACGCTGGGGCAGGGCATCGCCACCGCGCTCCAGGCGGGCGAGACGAACTACCCGCCCTCGGACGGCGTGTTGGATTTGCGCCAGAGCGTGCAGCGCTTCTACGAGCGCGTGCTGGGGCTGAAGTACCCGCTGGAGGGCATCGTCATCGCGGGCGGCGCGCGGCCCATCATCTACGGCACCTACCGCACGCTGCTGGACGAGGGCGACACCGTCATCTACCCGGTGCCCTCGTGGAACAACAACCACTACACGCACATGATGGGGGCCAGGGACACGGTGGTCGTCACCAGCGCCGACCACGGCTTCATGCCCACGGTGGAGCAGCTGGCCCCGCACCTGTCGAGCGCGCGGCTGTTGTGCCTGTGCAGCCCGCTCAACCCCACCGGGACGATGATCTCCCCGGAGGTGCTCAAGGCCATCTGCGAGCGCATCGTCGCGGAGAATCGCGGGCGCAAGGAGCGCGGCCAGGCGCCGCTCATCCTCATGTACGATCAGATCTACTGGACGCTGAGCTTCGGGCGGACGAAGCACGTCACGCCGGTGGAGCTGGTGCCGGAGATGGCGCACTACACCATCTTCGTGGACGGCATCTCCAAGTCGTTCGCGGCCACGGGCGTGCGGGTGGGGTGGGGCATCGGGCCGCCGGCCATCATCTCTCGCATGCGGGACGTCATCGGCCACGTGGGGGCGTGGGCGCCCAAGGCCGAGCAGATCGCCGTGGCGCGCTCGCTGGATGACGTGCAGGGCACCGCCTCCTTCATGGAGACGATGAAGCACCGGGTGCAGGAGCGGCTGGAGGCGCTCCACCAGGGCTTCGAGAAGATGCGCGAGGCGGGGCTGCCGGTGCGCGCCATCGCGCCCCAGGGCGCCATCTACCTGTCGGTGCAGTTCGACCTGGTGGGCAAGGCGGGGCTCAAGACGAACGACGACATCCGCAAGCTGCTGCTGGAGAAGGCCAGCTTCGCGGTGGTGCCCTTCCAGGCCTTCGGGCTGAAGGACGACACCGGCTGGTTCCGCCTCTCCGTGGGCGCTGTCTCCATGGCGGACATCCGCGAGGCGATGCCTCGCGTGGAGGCCACGCTGCGCGCGGCGGTGAGCGGGGCCTGA